Proteins encoded by one window of Lycium barbarum isolate Lr01 chromosome 11, ASM1917538v2, whole genome shotgun sequence:
- the LOC132617637 gene encoding ankyrin repeat-containing protein BDA1-like, translating into MDTEKRLYEAAVEGDVRALQELLQQDALILDRLTLTCFNETPLHIAAMCGHIEFVRLILAQNPQLAAELDSRKSSALHLASAKGHLQIVKMLVVVNPEMCLACDRDGRNPLHLAAIKGRVEVIKELIHIRPHAALGTTINGENVLHLCVKHNQLEVLKVLMEIGWDHEFLNAKDGDGHAILLLAVADKQIETAKYLLKTNQIDVNAMDANGNTALDILAQSRRDMNDLSIGECLREAGGLRAKHISVSIIQNSTKISNDIGGNNHSQVSSTPAYLGENQAQNPPSKGDWLSKQRETIMVVASLIATMAFQAGVNPPGGVWQENGKLNDQGIPSHKAGEAVMAYNHAIPYRFFLRTNTISFVSSLSTILLLISGLPFRLRLFMWGLMVIMWLTVTSAALTYGISIYILTPKKDSEALGEVIKIGITVWCGLMALLLLGNTIRLSRIWQKKKHEIRSSTALKSANSIIWQKKKHEIRSSTALKSANSINYVNV; encoded by the exons ATGGATACTGAGAAGAGACTCTATGAAGCTGCAGTTGAAGGAGATGtgagagctttacaagaattactTCAACAAGATGCTTTGATTCTTGATAGACTGACCTTAACTTGCTTCAATGAAACTCCTTTGCACATAGCAGCGATGTGCGGGCATATTGAGTTTGTGAGGTTAATTCTTGCTCAAAATCCTCAGCTTGCTGCTGAATTAGATTCGCGAAAGTCATCTGCTCTTCACTTAGCTTCAGCCAAAGGGCACCTGCAAATTGTCAAGATGTTGGTGGTGGTGAATCCTGAAATGTGCCTGGCTTGTGATCGCGATGGTAGAAATCCTCTACATCTTGCAGCAATCAAAGGTCGAGTTGAAGTCATCAAAGAACTAATACATATCAGGCCTCATGCAGCTCTAGGAACGACGATCAATGGAGAAAACGTCTTGCATTTATGTGTGAAGCATAATCAGCTGGAGGTTCTCAAGGTGCTAATGGAGATTGGATGGGACCATGAGTTCTTGAATGCAAAGGATGGTGATGGCCACGCCATTTTGCTTTTGGCTGTTGCTGATAAGCAAATTGAG ACTGCCAAGTACTTGCTAAAGACCAATCAAATAGATGTGAATGCAATGGATGCTAATGGGAATACAGCATTAGATATTTTAGCACAGAGTCGGAGGGACATGAATGATCTATCCATTGGAGAGTGTCTTAGAGAAGCTGGAGGCTTAAGGGCAAAGCATATTTCAGTATCCATCATTCAAAATAGTACCAAAATTTCCAATGACATTGGTGGAAATAACCATTCTCAAGTATCTTCAACACCAGCATATTTAGGAGAAAATCAGGCCCAAAACCCCCCCTCAAAAGGCGATTGGCTTTCCAAGCAACGTGAAACAATAATGGTGGTGGCCTCACTTATTGCAACTATGGCATTCCAAGCTGGAGTGAACCCTCCAGGAGGTGTTTGGCAAGAAAATGGAAAATTGAATGATCAGGGAATACCCTCACATAAAGCAGGGGAAGCAGTAATGGCTTATAATCATGCCATACCGTATCGATTTTTCCTTCGTACCAACACCATTTCCTTTGTCTCTTCTCTCAGCACAATCTTGCTGTTGATAAGTGGATTGCCCTTCAGGCTCAGGCTTTTCATGTGGGGTTTGATGGTTATCATGTGGTTGACAGTAACCTCAGCAGCACTCACTTATGGCATATCCATTTACATCCTCACACCTAAGAAGGACAGTGAAGCACTTGGTGAGGTCATTAAAATTGGAATTACAGTATGGTGTGGCTTAATGGCACTACTTCTACTCGGAAACACAATACGTTTGTCGCGTATATGGCAGAAAAAGAAGCATGAGATAAGATCATCAACAGCACTAAAATCTGCAAATTCAATTATATGGCAGAAAAAGAAGCATGAGATAAGATCATCAACAGCACTAAAATCTGCAAATTCAATTAATTATGTCaatgtttga